Proteins encoded by one window of Lathyrus oleraceus cultivar Zhongwan6 chromosome 1, CAAS_Psat_ZW6_1.0, whole genome shotgun sequence:
- the LOC127120161 gene encoding uncharacterized protein LOC127120161 isoform X2 — MEIDSSPLQPNESEVDVGAKQVSRNNSRGVRVVGSRIYDSENGKSCHQCRQKTMDFSAACKNPKNGKPCTIRFCHKCLLNRYGEKAEEVDLLSDWMCPKCKGSCNCSICMKRKGQQPTGLLVHTAKKSGFNSVSEMLSKKASHDLEKGFAVDLFGEPEKENSLGRNNVENEKTKKMKRRKLKEISNGNNVDGACQKKMSKKPKRCNGVPENEVKSNENAEMETKVEEHLVVRSGEEQQKNSLGGNKGLKVVNAKTKKMKQKLNEISDGNNVEEACQKKILKRPKHCHGALDVEVKRNENAEMETKAEELVVDLSGEAHQKNSLDENKGLEDENVKTKEMKQKKLRELSNGNNVEGACQKNGEVKRSENAEMETKVEVSHGVIHVQMDAPLVMDEGDNASAKSKNAIILQAQKVKEEIPLPLGTEMTKVLDIEFALEDVGNALQFLEFCRVFGKALDVKKGEAGAILRTLIRKRNLRCGQNTLVVEFQIKLLTLIVSESDIESSSLTASNGKHSWLNVLKDLITESNLGLKEFPLDWLNKGISGYNELNLSKKLILLNFICDEALGTKKLRSYIDDQNAILTEEKKAARLKVAEAREKEKSLKQKLQDEMAKAVISNGGTFSFSEYDALLSKIKSESAKAHTELLEAKGTVPKWNQCCDAVRVDPEYLDNSGKTFWKFKSCNDEYSFLLQDLKIDGGDSAVQVDEKWVVYGDEQKDEVNKYISSRRRWLPKLASV; from the exons ATGGAAATCGATTCATCTCCACTACAGCCGAATGAGAGCGAAGTTGATGTCGGCGCAAAGCAAGTGAGCCGGAACAATTCGCGCGGGGTTCGGGTCGTTGGAAGCCGAATCTATGATTCTGAAAATGGAAAATCCTGCCATCAG TGCCGTCAAAAAACAATGGATTTTTCTGCTGCTTGTAAGAATCCAAAGAATGGGAAGCCTTGTACCATTAGGTTTTGTCACAAGTGCCTCTTGAACAG ATATGGGGAAAAGGCAGAAGAGGTAGATCTATTGAGTGATTGGATGTGTCCAAAGTGCAAAGGCAGTTGCAACTGCAGTATTTGCAT GAAAAGAAAAGGTCAACAACCTACTGGTTTATTAGTTCATACTGCAAAGAAATCTGGTTTTAACTCCGTGTCAGAGATGCTCAGCAAGAAGGCTTCTCATGATTTGGAGAAG GGGTTTGCAGTGGATCTATTTGGGGAACCAGAGAAGGAAAACTCATTAGGTAGAAACAATGTTGAAAACGAGAAAACCAAGAAAATGAAGCGGagaaaattaaaagaaatatcTAATGGCAACAATGTTGATGGAGCTTGTCAAAAGAAGATGTCAAAAAAGCCGAAACGTTGTAATGGAGTTCCTGAAAATGAAGTCAAAAGCAATGAAAATGCTGAAATGGAAACAAAAGTAGAG GAGCATTTAGTGGTTCGATCTGGGGAGGAACAACAGAAAAACTCATTAGGTGGGAATAAAGGTTTAAAAGTTGTAAATGCAAAAACCAAGAAAATGAAGCAGAAGTTAAATGAGATATCTGATGGCAACAATGTTGAGGAGGCTTGCCAGAAAAAGATACTGAAAAGGCCCAAACATTGTCATGGAGCTTTAGATGTTGAAGTCAAACGAAATGAAAATGCTGAAATGGAAACAAAAGCAGAG GAGCTTGTAGTGGATCTATCTGGAGAAGCACATCAGAAAAACTCATTAGATGAAAACAAAGGTTTAGAAGATGAAAATGTGAAAACCAAGGAAATGAAGCAGAAAAAGTTACGTGAACTATCTAATGGCAACAATGTTGAGGGGGCTTGCCAAAAAAATGGCGAAGTCAAAAGAAGTGAAAATGCTGAAATGGAAACAAAAGTTGAGGTGAGTCATGGTGTGATTCATGTTCAGATGGATGCTCCTCTTGTGATGGATGAAGGTGACAATGCTAGTGCCAAGTCTAAAAATGCTATAATTTTGCAAGCACAAAAAGTTAAGGAAGAGATTCCTTTGCCCCTTGGCACTGAGATGACAAAAGTATTGGACATTGAGTTTGCACTAGAAGATGTTGGGAATGCATTGCAATTTTTAGAATTCTGCAGAGTGTTTGGAAAG GCTCTTGATGTCAAGAAAGGGGAAGCAGGAGCTATTTTAAGAACTTTGATACGTAAGCGAAATTTGCGATGTGGACAAAACACCTTAGTGGTTGAGTTCCAAATCAAACTATTGACTCTAATAGTATCTGAGTCAGACATTGA GTCTTCATCCTTAACTGCTAGCAATGGAAAACATTCATGGTTGAATGTTTTGAAGGATTTAATTACTGAATCCAATCTTGGGCTAAAAGAATTTCCGCTTGATTGGCTAAATAAAGGCATTAGTGGATATAATGAACTGAACTTATCTAAAAAGCTTATCCTTCTGAATTTTATTTGTGATGAAGCTCTAGGCACAAA GAAGCTAAGGAGTTATATTGATGATCAAAATGCAATATTAACTGAGGAAAAGAAAGCAGCAAGATTGAAGGTTGCCGAAGCAAGGGAAAAG GAAAAGAGTCTTAAGCAAAAGTTGCAGGATGAAATGGCAAAAGCTGTTATATCAAATGGGGGTACCTTCTCATTTTCAGAATATGATGCTCTTCTCTCAAAAATTAAAAGCGAATCAGCTAAAGCGCATACAGAGCTTCTTGAGGCAAAGGGAACAGTCCCTAAATGGAACCAATGTTGTGATGCAGTGAGAGTTGATCCGGAGTACTTGGATAATAGTGGCAAGACATTCTGGAAATTTAAAAGCTGTAATGATGAATATTCTTTCTTGTTACAAG ATCTCAAGATAGACGGTGGAGATTCTGCTGTTCAAGTTGATGAAAAATGGGTTGTTTATGGAGATGAGCAGAAGGATGAGGTCAATAAGTACATTTCCTCAAGGAGAAGATGGCTTCCAAAGCTTGCCTCAGTATAA
- the LOC127120161 gene encoding uncharacterized protein LOC127120161 isoform X1, translated as MEIDSSPLQPNESEVDVGAKQVSRNNSRGVRVVGSRIYDSENGKSCHQCRQKTMDFSAACKNPKNGKPCTIRFCHKCLLNRYGEKAEEVDLLSDWMCPKCKGSCNCSICMKRKGQQPTGLLVHTAKKSGFNSVSEMLSKKASHDLEKELVVDLFGELGKDKSLGENKGLKVEKEKTKRMKQKKVKEISNGNNVNDACQNKILKKPKHSKGVSDNAVKINENAEMDTKVEGFAVDLFGEPEKENSLGRNNVENEKTKKMKRRKLKEISNGNNVDGACQKKMSKKPKRCNGVPENEVKSNENAEMETKVEEHLVVRSGEEQQKNSLGGNKGLKVVNAKTKKMKQKLNEISDGNNVEEACQKKILKRPKHCHGALDVEVKRNENAEMETKAEELVVDLSGEAHQKNSLDENKGLEDENVKTKEMKQKKLRELSNGNNVEGACQKNGEVKRSENAEMETKVEVSHGVIHVQMDAPLVMDEGDNASAKSKNAIILQAQKVKEEIPLPLGTEMTKVLDIEFALEDVGNALQFLEFCRVFGKALDVKKGEAGAILRTLIRKRNLRCGQNTLVVEFQIKLLTLIVSESDIESSSLTASNGKHSWLNVLKDLITESNLGLKEFPLDWLNKGISGYNELNLSKKLILLNFICDEALGTKKLRSYIDDQNAILTEEKKAARLKVAEAREKEKSLKQKLQDEMAKAVISNGGTFSFSEYDALLSKIKSESAKAHTELLEAKGTVPKWNQCCDAVRVDPEYLDNSGKTFWKFKSCNDEYSFLLQDLKIDGGDSAVQVDEKWVVYGDEQKDEVNKYISSRRRWLPKLASV; from the exons ATGGAAATCGATTCATCTCCACTACAGCCGAATGAGAGCGAAGTTGATGTCGGCGCAAAGCAAGTGAGCCGGAACAATTCGCGCGGGGTTCGGGTCGTTGGAAGCCGAATCTATGATTCTGAAAATGGAAAATCCTGCCATCAG TGCCGTCAAAAAACAATGGATTTTTCTGCTGCTTGTAAGAATCCAAAGAATGGGAAGCCTTGTACCATTAGGTTTTGTCACAAGTGCCTCTTGAACAG ATATGGGGAAAAGGCAGAAGAGGTAGATCTATTGAGTGATTGGATGTGTCCAAAGTGCAAAGGCAGTTGCAACTGCAGTATTTGCAT GAAAAGAAAAGGTCAACAACCTACTGGTTTATTAGTTCATACTGCAAAGAAATCTGGTTTTAACTCCGTGTCAGAGATGCTCAGCAAGAAGGCTTCTCATGATTTGGAGAAG GAGCTTGTAGTGGATCTATTTGGTGAACTAGGGAAGGATAAGTCATTAGGTGAAAACAAAGGTTTAAAGGTTGAAAAGGAGAAAACCAAGAGAATGAAGCAGAAAAAGGTTAAGGAAATATCTAATGGCAACAATGTTAATGATGCTTGCCAAAACAAGATATTGAAAAAGCCTAAACATAGTAAGGGGGTTTCAGACAATGCTgtcaaaataaatgaaaatgcTGAAATGGACACAAAAGTAGAG GGGTTTGCAGTGGATCTATTTGGGGAACCAGAGAAGGAAAACTCATTAGGTAGAAACAATGTTGAAAACGAGAAAACCAAGAAAATGAAGCGGagaaaattaaaagaaatatcTAATGGCAACAATGTTGATGGAGCTTGTCAAAAGAAGATGTCAAAAAAGCCGAAACGTTGTAATGGAGTTCCTGAAAATGAAGTCAAAAGCAATGAAAATGCTGAAATGGAAACAAAAGTAGAG GAGCATTTAGTGGTTCGATCTGGGGAGGAACAACAGAAAAACTCATTAGGTGGGAATAAAGGTTTAAAAGTTGTAAATGCAAAAACCAAGAAAATGAAGCAGAAGTTAAATGAGATATCTGATGGCAACAATGTTGAGGAGGCTTGCCAGAAAAAGATACTGAAAAGGCCCAAACATTGTCATGGAGCTTTAGATGTTGAAGTCAAACGAAATGAAAATGCTGAAATGGAAACAAAAGCAGAG GAGCTTGTAGTGGATCTATCTGGAGAAGCACATCAGAAAAACTCATTAGATGAAAACAAAGGTTTAGAAGATGAAAATGTGAAAACCAAGGAAATGAAGCAGAAAAAGTTACGTGAACTATCTAATGGCAACAATGTTGAGGGGGCTTGCCAAAAAAATGGCGAAGTCAAAAGAAGTGAAAATGCTGAAATGGAAACAAAAGTTGAGGTGAGTCATGGTGTGATTCATGTTCAGATGGATGCTCCTCTTGTGATGGATGAAGGTGACAATGCTAGTGCCAAGTCTAAAAATGCTATAATTTTGCAAGCACAAAAAGTTAAGGAAGAGATTCCTTTGCCCCTTGGCACTGAGATGACAAAAGTATTGGACATTGAGTTTGCACTAGAAGATGTTGGGAATGCATTGCAATTTTTAGAATTCTGCAGAGTGTTTGGAAAG GCTCTTGATGTCAAGAAAGGGGAAGCAGGAGCTATTTTAAGAACTTTGATACGTAAGCGAAATTTGCGATGTGGACAAAACACCTTAGTGGTTGAGTTCCAAATCAAACTATTGACTCTAATAGTATCTGAGTCAGACATTGA GTCTTCATCCTTAACTGCTAGCAATGGAAAACATTCATGGTTGAATGTTTTGAAGGATTTAATTACTGAATCCAATCTTGGGCTAAAAGAATTTCCGCTTGATTGGCTAAATAAAGGCATTAGTGGATATAATGAACTGAACTTATCTAAAAAGCTTATCCTTCTGAATTTTATTTGTGATGAAGCTCTAGGCACAAA GAAGCTAAGGAGTTATATTGATGATCAAAATGCAATATTAACTGAGGAAAAGAAAGCAGCAAGATTGAAGGTTGCCGAAGCAAGGGAAAAG GAAAAGAGTCTTAAGCAAAAGTTGCAGGATGAAATGGCAAAAGCTGTTATATCAAATGGGGGTACCTTCTCATTTTCAGAATATGATGCTCTTCTCTCAAAAATTAAAAGCGAATCAGCTAAAGCGCATACAGAGCTTCTTGAGGCAAAGGGAACAGTCCCTAAATGGAACCAATGTTGTGATGCAGTGAGAGTTGATCCGGAGTACTTGGATAATAGTGGCAAGACATTCTGGAAATTTAAAAGCTGTAATGATGAATATTCTTTCTTGTTACAAG ATCTCAAGATAGACGGTGGAGATTCTGCTGTTCAAGTTGATGAAAAATGGGTTGTTTATGGAGATGAGCAGAAGGATGAGGTCAATAAGTACATTTCCTCAAGGAGAAGATGGCTTCCAAAGCTTGCCTCAGTATAA